The following are encoded together in the Citrus sinensis cultivar Valencia sweet orange chromosome 1, DVS_A1.0, whole genome shotgun sequence genome:
- the LOC102613418 gene encoding uncharacterized protein LOC102613418 isoform X2 — protein MFGISYGELFLIIGATAALVGPKDLPIIARTAGRLAGRAIGYVQLARGQFDNVMQQSQARQVTKELQDAMQQLDAIRHEIRSVSLINPGPMTRKLMENLPQPTPNHSDDSSLKKSEEEQKATDDVAKNYSLKPSGPLHLHSQATAYARLAESEAVKSGSLKRSADQENFNLEAGFTVLPVSAESTAMLPNRKDHAALALKDERRIVPLQQAKSVLQLV, from the exons ATGTTCGGCATTTCGTACGGAGAGCTCTTCCTCATAATCGGCGCCACTGCTGCTCTTGTTGGACCAAAGGATCTGCCAATAATCGCAAGAACTGCCGGCAGATTAGCCGGTCGGGCCATTGGGTACGTTCAATTAGCTCGTGGCCAATTCGATAACGTTATGCAACAATCTCAAGCTCGGCAG GTGACGAAAGAACTTCAAGATGCAATGCAACAACTGGATGCAATCCGTCATGAAATTCGAAGCGTATCTCTTATTAATCCTGGGCCTATGACTCGAAAGCTGATGGAGAATCTTCCACAGCCAACTCCTAACCATAGCG ATGACAGTTCATTAAAGAAAAGTGAAGAAGAGCAAAAGGCAACAGATGATGTGGCAAAG aattatagtttgaagCCCTCTGGGCCATTACATTTACACAGCCAAGCAACTGCTTATGCAAGACTTGCTGAATCTGAAGCTGTGAAGAGTGGTTCTTTGAAGAGAAGTGCAGatcaagaaaattttaatcttgAAGCTGGTTTTACTGTTCTTCCCGTTTCAGCTGAAAGTACTGCCATGCTTCCAAATCGCAAGG ATCATGCCGCTTTAGCATTAAAAGATGAAAGAAGAATTGTTCCATTGCAACAAGCTAAGTCTGTCCTACAATTAGTTTAG
- the LOC102614305 gene encoding protein transport protein SEC23: MDFTELEAIEGLRWSWNSWPSTKSDAVSLIIPLSLLHTPLMQSSEIPVLPYDPLICSKCGAVLNPYGRVDYASRIWTCPFCYGKNPFPRSYSSIAETNLPAELFPTYSSVEYAAAHDHLPNTLGSAKSFSSMASFSSVSSGGGGVLGPAFVFVVDGCMEESEIRAVKHELLRVMEQLPENALVGLVVFDSMVYVHDLGFSECCRVLVFHGGRELSSEQIQHLMGIRCAKQQQLGKTPVIQKQGFLLPVSECEFNVTTAIEEINSLTQRTPGHRPQRCTGAAISAAVGLLEGCSVNTGSRIMVFTSGPATMGPGIIVDTEFSKAIRNHGDLMNGHAPYYRKSCAFYKQLSDRLIKSSIVLDLFACSLDQVGVAELKVPVERSGGFIMIGETFESDQFRKCMRHIFGHDEEGNLKMYFDATIEVVATRDIKICGALGPCVSLKKKNNLVSDSETGEGGTYMWKLNTLASKTCIAFFFQVSDEQKAQPGSAFFIQFITRYRHGNMNIRKRVTTAARRWVGKQSPEIAAGFDQEAAAAIMARLAIHRAETCYSRDVVRWLDDTLIRFTSKFGDYVPEDPSSFRLSSNFSLYPQFMFYLRRSQFIDVFNCTPDETAFFRLMLNREGVVGSLIMIQPTLFQYSFDGPPVPVLLDVRSISPDVILLFDSYFHVVIHYGSKIAQWKKHGYDKDPNHENLRKLLEAPETDAEQLVAERIPAPKIIKCDQHGSQARFLLAKLNPSVTQDSMYKEGSDVIFTDDLSLEVFIDHLQTLAVQG; the protein is encoded by the exons ATGGATTTCACCGAACTCGAAGCCATCGAGGGCCTCCGCTGGTCCTGGAACTCATGGCCCTCAACCAAGTCCGACGCCGTTTCCCTCATCATCCCACTCAGCCTCCTCCACACCCCCTTAATGCAATCCTCCGAAATCCCTGTCCTCCCTTACGACCCACTGATCTGCTCCAAATGCGGCGCCGTTTTAAACCCTTACGGCCGCGTCGACTACGCCTCCCGCATCTGGACTTGCCCTTTCTGCTACGGCAAGAACCCTTTCCCACGCTCTTACTCCTCCATCGCCGAAACCAACCTACCCGCCGAGCTCTTCCCAACCTACTCCTCCGTCGAGTATGCCGCCGCCCACGATCACTTGCCTAACACTTTAGGCTCCGCCAAGTCGTTTTCTTCTATGGCGTCATTTTCGTCTGTGTCGAGTGGCGGCGGTGGCGTGTTAGGGCCCGCGTTTGTGTTTGTTGTTGATGGTTGCATGGAGGAGTCCGAGATAAGGGCGGTTAAGCATGAGCTGTTGCGTGTTATGGAGCAGCTACCGGAAAATGCCCTGGTCGGTTTAGTTGTTTTCGATTCAATGGTCTATGTTCATGATCTTGGATTCTCGGAGTGTTGTCGAGTTCTAGTTTTTCACGGTGGACGCGAGCTCTCTTCAGAGCAG ATCCAGCATTTGATGGGAATTCGTTGCGCAAAGCAGCAGCAACTAGGAAAGACACCAGTTATTCAAAAGCAGGGATTTTTGTTACCTGTGTCCGAATGTGAATTCAACGTTACTACTGCAATTGAAGAGATAAATTCTTTGACGCAAAGAACACCCGGACATCGTCCTCAAAGGTGCACAGGAGCAGCAATATCAGCTGCAGTTGGTCTTTTGGAAGGATGCTCAGTGAATACAGGCTCCCGGATCATGGTCTTTACTTCAGGCCCTGCAACAATGGGCCCAGGGATTATTGTAGACACGGAATTCAGTAAAGCTATCAGGAATCATGGAGACCTAATGAATGGTCACGCACCTTATTACAGAAAGTCTTGTGCGTTTTACAAGCAATTGTCTGATAGATTAATTAAGTCATCTATTGTTCTTGATTTGTTTGCTTGTTCTCTTGATCAAGTTGGTGTTGCTGAGCTAAAAGTTCCTGTTGAGAGGTCAGGTGGATTCATCATGATTGGGGAGACATTTGAATCAGATCAATTTAGAAAATGTATGCGGCATATTTTTGGTCATGATGAGGAGGGCAATTTGAAGATGTATTTTGATGCAACTATTGAGGTAGTCGCCACCagagatataaaaatttgcGGAGCCCTTGGTCCCTGTGTGTCtcttaagaaaaagaacaatttAGTCAGTGACAGTGAGACAGGGGAAGGTGGGACTTATATGTGGAAGTTGAATACACTCGCTAGTAAAACATGTATTGCCTTCTTCTTCCAGGTGAGTGATGAGCAGAAAGCTCAACCTGGATCTGCATTTTTCATTCAGTTTATTACACGTTATCGTCATGGAAACATGAATATCCGGAAAAGGGTGACAACTGCTGCCAGAAGATGGGTTGGGAAACAGTCACCCGAAATAGCTGCTGGTTTCGACCAAGAAGCAGCAGCTGCAATAATGGCCAGACTTGCTATCCACCGAGCAGAGACATGTTATTCCCGAGATGTAGTAAGATGGCTAGATGACACACTTATTCGTTTCACATCCAAGTTCGGGGACTATGTGCCGGAAGATCCATCTTCCTTTCGCCTATCCTCCAACTTCTCTCTATATCCTCAATTTATGTTCTATTTAAGGAGGTCCCAGTTTATCGATGTGTTCAACTGTACTCCTGATGAGACTGCCTTCTTCAGGCTGATGCTGAACCGTGAAGGTGTAGTGGGTTCTCTTATCATGATCCAGCCTACACTTTTTCAGTATTCTTTTGATGGGCCTCCTGTTCCGGTCCTCCTTGATGTTCGTTCAATCTCTCCAGATGTTATATTACTCTTTGATTCTTACTTCCATGTCGTTATTCATTATGGGTCCAAGATTGCTCAGTGGAAGAAGCATGGTTATGATAAAGATCCAAACCATGAGAATTTGAGAAAGCTGTTGGAAGCTCCAGAGACTGATGCAGAGCAATTGGTGGCTGAACGCATTCCTGCACCTAAGATTATAAAGTGTGACCAGCATGGTAGTCAGGCAAGATTTCTTCTTGCTAAGTTGAATCCTTCTGTTACTCAAGACTCAATGTACAAAGAAGGGTCAGATGTCATATTTACCGATGATTTGAGTTTGGAAGTTTTCATAGATCATTTGCAAACCTTGGCAGTTCAGGGTTAA
- the LOC102614983 gene encoding magnesium transporter MRS2-I isoform X1, with product MARDGYVVPAAEPQAAAAATKKKTRSSRSWILLDAAGNSTVLDVDKHAIMHRVQIHARDLRILDPLLSYPSTILGREQAIVLNLEHIKAIITSEEVLLRDPLDEHVIPVVAELQRRLTPVNAIRDSLGDGKEYTGGNDVDAGEEDESPFEFRALEVALEAICSFLAARTTELETAAYPALDELTSKISSRNLDRVRKLKSAMTRLTARVQKVRDELEQLLDDDDDMADLYLSRKMAGASPVSGSGAANWFPASPTIGSKISRASRASLATIRGDENDVEELEMLLEAYFMQIDSTLNKLSTLREYIDDTEDYINIQLDNHRNQLIQLELFLSSGTVSLSIYSLVAGIFGMNIPYTWNENHGYMFKWVVIFTAIFCAVTFVFIMSYARFKGLVGS from the exons ATGGCGCGAGACGGGTACGTGGTGCCGGCGGCGGAACCCCAGGCGGCGGCGGCAGCAACGAAGAAGAAAACGCGGTCATCTCGGAGCTGGATACTGCTCGACGCCGCCGGAAACAGCACCGTTTTGGATGTAGACAAGCACGCTATCATGCACCGTGTCCAAATCCACGCGCGTGATCTCCGCATTCTCGATCCCTTGCTTTCCTATCCCTCCACTATTCTTGGACGTGAACAAGCTATTGTTTTGAACTTGgag CACATCAAGGCAATTATTACTTCTGAAGag GTGTTGCTTCGAGATCCTTTGGATGAACATGTAATCCCTGTTGTTGCGGAACTTCAAAGGCGATTGACTCCTGTAAATGCCATTCGCGATAGTCTGGGAGATGGGAAAGAGTATACAGGAGGGAATGATGTTGATGCGGGTGAAGAAGATG AGTCTCCATTTGAATTCCGAGCCCTCGAGGTAGCTTTGGAGGCCATTTGTAGTTTTCTTGCTGCGCGAACTACAGAACTAGAGACTGCTGCTTATCCTGCCCTGGACGAGCTTACTTCCAAG ATTAGTAGCCGTAATTTGGACAGGGTTCGTAAATTGAAGAGTGCAATGACTAGGTTGACTGCTCGTGTTCAAAAG GTGAGGGATGAACTTGAACAGTtgcttgatgatgatgatgatatggCTGACCTGTACCTGTCAAGAAAGATGGCCGGCGCATCACCTGTTAGCGGTTCAGGTGCTGCTAATTGGTTTCCTGCTTCCCCTACCATAGGCTCAAAGATATCCAGAGCAAGTAGAGCCAGTTTGGCAACAATTCGAGGAGATGAGAATGATGTTGAGGAGCTTGAAATGTTACTAGAG GCTTACTTTATGCAAATTGATAGCACATTGAATAAATTGTCAACA CTGCGAGAGTATATTGATGACACCGAGGATTACATTAATATTCAG CTGGATAATCATCGAAATCAGCTCATTCAG TTAGAACTCTTTCTAAGTTCAGGAACCGTCTCATTATCCATCTACTCTTTGGTGGCTGGAATATTTGGCATGAATATCCCGTACACTTGGAATGAAAACCATGGATACATGTTTAAATGG GTGGTCATCTTCACAGCAATATTTTGTGCAGTGACATTCGTGTTTATTATGTCCTATGCTCGCTTCAAGGGTTTGGTCGGATCTTGA
- the LOC102613418 gene encoding uncharacterized protein LOC102613418 isoform X1, translating into MFGISYGELFLIIGATAALVGPKDLPIIARTAGRLAGRAIGYVQLARGQFDNVMQQSQARQVTKELQDAMQQLDAIRHEIRSVSLINPGPMTRKLMENLPQPTPNHSDDSSLKKSEEEQKATDDVAKNYSLKPSGPLHLHSQATAYARLAESEAVKSGSLKRSADQENFNLEAGFTVLPVSAESTAMLPNRKDGAKGSDILLEAVLESEVANNAKDFFSQPENQIKRE; encoded by the exons ATGTTCGGCATTTCGTACGGAGAGCTCTTCCTCATAATCGGCGCCACTGCTGCTCTTGTTGGACCAAAGGATCTGCCAATAATCGCAAGAACTGCCGGCAGATTAGCCGGTCGGGCCATTGGGTACGTTCAATTAGCTCGTGGCCAATTCGATAACGTTATGCAACAATCTCAAGCTCGGCAG GTGACGAAAGAACTTCAAGATGCAATGCAACAACTGGATGCAATCCGTCATGAAATTCGAAGCGTATCTCTTATTAATCCTGGGCCTATGACTCGAAAGCTGATGGAGAATCTTCCACAGCCAACTCCTAACCATAGCG ATGACAGTTCATTAAAGAAAAGTGAAGAAGAGCAAAAGGCAACAGATGATGTGGCAAAG aattatagtttgaagCCCTCTGGGCCATTACATTTACACAGCCAAGCAACTGCTTATGCAAGACTTGCTGAATCTGAAGCTGTGAAGAGTGGTTCTTTGAAGAGAAGTGCAGatcaagaaaattttaatcttgAAGCTGGTTTTACTGTTCTTCCCGTTTCAGCTGAAAGTACTGCCATGCTTCCAAATCGCAAGG ATGGTGCAAAAGGATCAGACATTTTGTTAGAAGCTGTACTGGAATCAGAGGTAGCaaataatgcaaaagattTCTTTTCTCAGCCTGAAAATCagataaaaagagaatga
- the LOC102614983 gene encoding magnesium transporter MRS2-I isoform X2, translating into MARDGYVVPAAEPQAAAAATKKKTRSSRSWILLDAAGNSTVLDVDKHAIMHRVQIHARDLRILDPLLSYPSTILGREQAIVLNLEHIKAIITSEEVLLRDPLDEHVIPVVAELQRRLTPVNAIRDSLGDGKEYTGGNDVDAGEEDESPFEFRALEVALEAICSFLAARTTELETAAYPALDELTSKISSRNLDRVRKLKSAMTRLTARVQKVRDELEQLLDDDDDMADLYLSRKMAGASPVSGSGAANWFPASPTIGSKISRASRASLATIRGDENDVEELEMLLELREYIDDTEDYINIQLDNHRNQLIQLELFLSSGTVSLSIYSLVAGIFGMNIPYTWNENHGYMFKWVVIFTAIFCAVTFVFIMSYARFKGLVGS; encoded by the exons ATGGCGCGAGACGGGTACGTGGTGCCGGCGGCGGAACCCCAGGCGGCGGCGGCAGCAACGAAGAAGAAAACGCGGTCATCTCGGAGCTGGATACTGCTCGACGCCGCCGGAAACAGCACCGTTTTGGATGTAGACAAGCACGCTATCATGCACCGTGTCCAAATCCACGCGCGTGATCTCCGCATTCTCGATCCCTTGCTTTCCTATCCCTCCACTATTCTTGGACGTGAACAAGCTATTGTTTTGAACTTGgag CACATCAAGGCAATTATTACTTCTGAAGag GTGTTGCTTCGAGATCCTTTGGATGAACATGTAATCCCTGTTGTTGCGGAACTTCAAAGGCGATTGACTCCTGTAAATGCCATTCGCGATAGTCTGGGAGATGGGAAAGAGTATACAGGAGGGAATGATGTTGATGCGGGTGAAGAAGATG AGTCTCCATTTGAATTCCGAGCCCTCGAGGTAGCTTTGGAGGCCATTTGTAGTTTTCTTGCTGCGCGAACTACAGAACTAGAGACTGCTGCTTATCCTGCCCTGGACGAGCTTACTTCCAAG ATTAGTAGCCGTAATTTGGACAGGGTTCGTAAATTGAAGAGTGCAATGACTAGGTTGACTGCTCGTGTTCAAAAG GTGAGGGATGAACTTGAACAGTtgcttgatgatgatgatgatatggCTGACCTGTACCTGTCAAGAAAGATGGCCGGCGCATCACCTGTTAGCGGTTCAGGTGCTGCTAATTGGTTTCCTGCTTCCCCTACCATAGGCTCAAAGATATCCAGAGCAAGTAGAGCCAGTTTGGCAACAATTCGAGGAGATGAGAATGATGTTGAGGAGCTTGAAATGTTACTAGAG CTGCGAGAGTATATTGATGACACCGAGGATTACATTAATATTCAG CTGGATAATCATCGAAATCAGCTCATTCAG TTAGAACTCTTTCTAAGTTCAGGAACCGTCTCATTATCCATCTACTCTTTGGTGGCTGGAATATTTGGCATGAATATCCCGTACACTTGGAATGAAAACCATGGATACATGTTTAAATGG GTGGTCATCTTCACAGCAATATTTTGTGCAGTGACATTCGTGTTTATTATGTCCTATGCTCGCTTCAAGGGTTTGGTCGGATCTTGA
- the LOC127903709 gene encoding uncharacterized protein LOC127903709, with product MGKSKLALHNPPGPIKEPGMMKIPYVDHFPGRITSMCKLDVVVNAIREKLTRQQLKLFKDDIFGHFLQCRSYPFSGVIVHNILLRQVSHGDGNDKDELWFQVGDHLIRLSIGEWCLVTGLCYGEKVFLTKHKTNHRLLNKYFGGRIRDINLGQFEEIFMNLHFKNMNDTDALKIAMFYFADRVLHGRKDHCQINFNLLNEVDDINHFRSIPWGRLSWETIYKSIDNVLNGKAKKFKKASAENPLHRIEKYNFYGFTSAVHVSEEVFFITWFCYNKYLMTRFFASYLSLLKAWIFEASEGLPLEWVEKIKRKGARIVRWKPVASSNINFGEVYSYLNERLDDTIFQTLKPDAKERATNYWKSVEDYVPYLPSWVRNHQPSINAPSSTRPNDVDPDPTSPIGLEHSPVEDAGAADDHYESAHDSDDRNEPEARTKFRNDYFVGRLDKIESSIHELRLELQTGHSSINELRSELMAERREAQQYRAAVMGFMASFGAGASKGAYDDSPFGPAPSAPDCYGPNVDAGYGTHTDAGNDDEHTPMSLYSLHGDICDDSVQIFKEAPPGVSKFGRPYRPSYIFGSPYFISPFKRVRNARALPALNITDYEIDERSSVDINPLRGLEDSRLCEEFDQWFAGNISVDRPVQQSRNFFEILMGNASMGWFGDEVSVFNGQYITIHNNISAGMDIDINLLGIIPSQHIHTYYRLISEKQRRFPNALPQHVTHTDTYFWACFQIL from the exons ATGGGCAAATCAAAATTAGCATTGCATAACCCACCCGGACCGATTAAAGAACCAGGAATGATGAAGATACCTTATGTTGATCACTTCCCTGGTCGTATCACAAGTATGTGCAAATTAGATGTCGTTGTTAATGCCATCCGGGAAAAATTAACAAGGCAACAGTTGAAGCTATTCAAAGACgatatatttgggcatttcCTACAGTGCCGGAGCTATCCGTTCAGTGGCGTGATTGTGCACAATATATTGCTTCGGCAAGTGTCACATGGCGATGGAAATGACAAAGATGAGTTATGGTTTCAAGTTGGCGACCATTTGATACGGCTATCGATTGGAGAGTGGTGCCTAGTAACGGGACTTTGCTATGGCGAAAAAGTATTCCTGACGAAGCATAAAACAAATCATAGGTTACTTAATAAGTACTTTGGAGGCAGGATTCGCGATATAAATCTTGGCCAGTTCGAGGAAATATTTATGAACTTACACTTCAAGAATATGAATGACACCGATGCGCTAAAAATTGCCATGTTTTACTTTGCTGATAGAGTGCTACACGGAAGAAAGGATCattgtcaaatcaatttcaatttacttAATGAGGTAGATGACATAAATCATTTTCGAAGTATTCCGTGGGGTCGTTTGTCATGGgaaacaatatataaaagcATTGATAATGTATTGAACGGCAAAgccaaaaaatttaagaaggcAAGCGCAGAAAATCCATTGCATAGAATTGAGAAATACAACTTTTATGGCTTTACGTCGGCAGTGCATGTGAGTgaagaagttttttttataacttggttttgttataataaatatttaatgacacGTTTTTTTGCTTCATATCTTTCCTTGTTGAAGGCATGGATTTTTGAAGCGAGCGAAGGACTACCATTAGAGTGGGtggagaaaattaagaggaagGGTGCTCGGATCGTGCGATGGAAGCCTGtggcttcttcaaatattAACTTCGGCGAAGTGTATTCATACCTGAACGAGCGTCTT GATGACACCATTTTCCAAACCCTGAAACCGGATGCAAAGGAGAGAGCCACAAATTATTGGAAGAGTGTCGAGGATTACGTGCCATATTTGCCAAGTTGGGTCCGTAAT CACCAGCCTTCAATCAATGCGCCATCCAGTACAAGGCCAAACGATGTGGATCCTGACCCCACGAGCCCAATAGGACTGGAGCATAGTCCTGTTGAGGATGCCGGTGCTGCTGACGACCATTATGAATCCGCACATGATTCAGATGACAGAAATGAGCCAGAG GCAAGGACTAAGTTCCGCAATGATTATTTCGTTGGACGACTGGATAAAATAGAGTCTTCCATTCACGAGTTGAGGTTGGAACTTCAGACTGGACACAGTTCCATTAACGAACTGAGGTCAGAACTTATGGCGGAACGCAGAGAAGCACAACAATATAGAGCAGCGGTCATGGGGTTTATGGCTTCGTTTGGCGCGGGTGCTTCAAAGGGCGCGTACGATGATTCTCCGTTTGGCCCCGCACCCTCG GCCCCAGATTGCTATGGTCCGAACGTTGATGCTGGCTATGGTACGCATACTGATGCTGGTAATGACGACGAGCACACCCCTATGTCCTTGTACAGTCTACATGGGGACATATGTGATGACAGTGTACAGATATTCAAGGAGGCACCTCCCGGCGTTAGTAAGTTTGGGCGTCCGTACCGACCGTCGTATATATTTGGCAGTCCTTACTTCATTTCTCCTTTCAAGAGAGTTAGGAATGCCAGGGCTCTACCCGCACTCAACATTACGGACTatgaaattgatgaaagaTCGAGTGTGGATATAAATCCGCTTAGGGGACTAGAAGACTCAAGACTATGTGAGGAGTTTGATCAGTGGTTTGCCGGCAACATTTCCGTGGATCGGCCCGTCCAACAATCTCgaaatttctttgaaatacTCATGGGCAATGCTTCGATGGGGTGGTTTGGTGACGAAGTAAGCGTGTTTAATGGTCAGTACATTACAATACACAATAATATTTCTGCTGGCATGgatattgatataaatttacttGGTATAATCCCTTCACAGCATATTCACACGTATTACCGCTTGATCAGCGAGAAGCAACGGCGGTTTCCAAATGCACTACCACAACACGTCACGCATACAGATACATACTTTTGGgcatgttttcaaattttataa
- the LOC102613119 gene encoding auxin-responsive protein IAA14, giving the protein MEAIGLKMDFKETELCLGLPGGGNNKKDEAAALELTPTPKASNKRGFCETAVIDLKLNLQSKESSVDLNENFKNPPSNNKNHDKDPAKPSANKAQVVGWPPVRSYRKNAMAETAAFVKVCMDGAPYLRKVDLKTYKSYQELSDALAKMFSSFTMGNYGSQGMIDFMNESKLMDLLNSSDYVPTYEDKDGDWMLVGDVPWEMFVDSCKRMRIMKGSEAIGLAPRAMEKCKSRT; this is encoded by the exons aTGGAAGCTATTGGCCTGAAAATGGACTTCAAAGAGACTGAACTTTGCCTTGGATTGCCCGGCGGTGgcaacaacaaaaaagatgAAGCTGCTGCGTTAGAATTAACTCCAACTCCAAAGGCTAGCAACAAAAGAGGCTTCTGTGAGACTGCCGTAATTGATTTGAAACTCAATCTTCAGTCTAAGGAATCGTCAGTGGATctgaatgaaaatttcaagaatccTCCTTCCAACAACAAGAATCATGATAAGGATCCCGCAAAGCCATCCGCCAATAA GGCACAAGTTGTGGGGTGGCCACCAGTGCGATCCTATAGGAAGAATGCTATGGCTGAAACGGCAGCATTTGTGAAGGTTTGCATGGACGGGGCTCCATATCTTCGCAAAGTGGATTTGAAGACGTATAAGAGTTACCAAGAGCTTTCTGATGCATTGGCCAAGATGTTCAGTTCCTTCACCATGG GTAATTATGGATCACAAGGAATGATTGATTTTATGAACGAGAGCAAGTTGATGGATCTTTTAAACAGCTCTGATTATGTGCCAACCTATGAAGACAAGGATGGCGACTGGATGCTCGTGGGTGATGTTCCTTGGGa GATGTTTGTTGATTCATGCAAGCGTATGCGCATAATGAAAGGATCAGAAGCAATTGGGCTTG CCCCAAGAGCAATGGAGAAGTGCAAGAGCAGAACCTAA
- the LOC102614008 gene encoding phospholipase A1-Igamma2, chloroplastic-like produces the protein MAIPLTKIIFPYNIHMQKTFPLKYHVPTPITGGQVPFRRLARREDRQQKCREVIALSQEDYCTVAELDIKEAKDNNEEITIPKEPERKLADIWRDIHGVDDWDGMLDPLDPLLRSELIRYGEMVQACYDAFDFEPFSKYCGCCKYAPSEFFECLGMTQHGYQVNSYIHATYNINLPNIFQRSLRPDAWSHTANWIGYIAVSNDEMSAHLGRRDITIAWRGTKTKLEWIADFMYFLRPITLKKIPCPDPRVKVESGFLNLYTNKDQSSQICKRSAREHVLEEVRRLVSQYQNENLSITITGHSLGSALAILSAYDIAETGVDVMDDGQAVPICVFSFAGPRVGNTRFKERLAQLGVKVLRVVNIHDKIPEAPGLFLNEHIPPMLRKLGEASLWFYSHVGAELTLDHKSSPFLKETNDLACYHNLEAHLHLLDGYQGKGQRFVLTSGRDIALVNKQADFLKDHLLVPPNWQQHENKGLVRNNEGRWVQRERLNLGDYP, from the exons atGGCTATCCCTCTAACCAAAATAATCTTCCCCTACAACATACACATGCAAAAGACCTTTCCACTCAAGTATCATGTTCCAACTCCAATTACAGGAGGTCAAGTACCATTTCGAAGGCTGGCAAGAAGAGAAGATAGACAACAAAAATGTAGAGAAGTTATTGCTTTGTCCCAAGAAGACTACTGCACTGTAGCAGAGCTTGACATAAAGGAAGCAAAAGACAATAATGAAGAAATTACAATACCTAAAGAACCTGAGAGGAAGTTAGCAGACATTTGGCGTGATATCCATGGTGTGGATGATTGGGATGGTATGCTAGACCCCCTGGATCCCCTCTTGCGATCTGAGCTAATACGGTATGGGGAAATGGTACAAGCTTGTTATGATGCCTTCGATTTTGAACCATTCTCCAAGTATTGTGGCTGTTGTAAATATgcaccaagtgagttttttgAGTGTCTTGGCATGACACAGCATGGGTATCAGGTAAACTCTTACATTCATGCCACATACAACATAAATCTCCCAAACATTTTCCAGAGATCACTCCGACCTGATGCATGGAGTCACACAGCAAATTGGATTGGGTATATTGCAGTTTCCAATGATGAAATGTCAGCACATCTAGGACGAAGGGACATAACCATTGCTTGGCGGGGCACAAAGACAAAGCTGGAGTGGATAGCTGACTTCATGTATTTTCTAAGGCCCATTACATTGAAAAAGATCCCCTGTCCGGATCCCAGGGTCAAAGTTGAGTCTGGGTTCCTCAATCTCTATACCAACAAGGATCAAAGTAGTCAAATTTGCAAGCGCTCGGCAAGAGAGCATGTTTTAGAAGAAGTCAGGAGACTAGTAAGTCAGTACCAGAATGAGAACTTGAGCATCACAATCACAGGTCACAGCCTAGGGAGTGCATTAGCAATACTAAGTGCATATGACATAGCTGAGACTGGGGTAGATGTCATGGATGATGGGCAGGCAGTCCCTATATGTGTTTTCTCCTTTGCAGGGCCACGTGTTGGGAATACACGGTTTAAGGAGAGGTTAGCACAACTTGGGGTAAAAGTACTGAGAGTGGTAAATATTCACGACAAGATACCTGAGGCACCAGGGTTATTTCTCAATGAACACATACCACCCATGCTCCGTAAGCTAGGTGAGGCATCACTGTGGTTTTACTCACATGTTGGGGCGGAACTTACTCTGGATCACAAGAGCTCCCCCTTCTTGAAAGAGACAAACGATTTGGCATGCTACCATAACTTGGAAGCCCATCTTCATCTACTTGACGG GTACCAAGGAAAGGGCCAAAGATTTGTGCTTACCAGTGGAAGGGATATTGCATTGGTTAACAAGCAAGCTGACTTTTTGAAGGACCATCTCCTGGTCCCGCCAAACTGGCAACAACATGAGAACAAAGGGCTGGTGAGAAACAATGAAGGCCGCTGGGTGCAGCGTGAACGGTTAAATCTTGGAGATTACCCTTGA